TTACTCACGGAGGGAAACTGATTCCTGGGTTTTATATTTTCGCATACCCACAAAAGAGAGCCTAAATCACCTGAAGAATCCCCTCCTCGTACACAGCCTACCATCGCTATAAACTGGTTTCTAGGCTTCTGTCTTTTCCCCGTACCGATATGTTGGCGTCAGCGACATGGAGTGAATGGCTGCCATCGTCAAGCACAGCGCCTGCCTCTGCCCGAGATTCCTCGCGTCGCTATTTTTTCACTCTGGTGTTACCGTTTCCACGTCATTTTTCTCTAAAGCTTTATGTTGGTGTTCTTGTTAAACACCGCTTGCTCGGAATGACAGGGGGGGGGGAGGTCGCCGCAGGCGGTCGAAGTATTCCCTCCTCAAGCACCCCTTACCCTACTGCCAGAGAAAGAAAAGGTACAAACTGTCATTCTGAGAGAGCGGCTGTAGTTTGCCGCGACCGAAGAATCCCCTTCTCTTACACAGCCTACCATTGCTATAAACTGGTTCCTGGGTTTTATCTTTCCCCGTACGGGTATATTGACGGCAGCGGCACGGAGTGAACGGCTGCCACAGGGAACAGAGGCCGCGGGACAGCGGCGCTTGCCGTTTTAACTTCCGGAACAGGAGAGAAAACAACGGCAGTTTCCCGGCAAACATGTTTACAATTTACCCGATAGATCTTAAGATATAGGGTAGATAAAAAAAGAATTTTTTCCGGCATTACTACCTGGATCCAGACGGGGAGGTAAATAAATTGGAACGGGCACGGGTAGAATCACTGGTTAAAAGTGGAAGCCAGGCTTCACTGAAGGAGCTTTTCGAGCATTACTATGGAAAGATATTTGCCACGGTTATGGCTCTGGTACGCAACCGGGAATGGGCCGAGGATCTGACCCAGGAATCATTTTACCGCGCTTTTACCAAACTTGAAAGCCTCCGTGAACCGGCCAAATTCGGTTCCTGGATCGCGGCCATAGCCACCAACCTGGCCCTCGATTCCTTGAAGAAGGAAAAAAAGAGTTATCCCACCCCCGACTTTTTTGAAGACGGCTCTGCAAATCCCTCCGGTTTTTCCCCCGTTGAAGAGCGGGTTCTGCGGAATGAGAAAGTGGAACTGGTCCGGGCGGCGCTTCGCACCCTTCCTCCGGAACAGTATCAGGTGATCATTCTTCATTATTATCATTACCAGACAATAGAGGATATGGCTCTGTTTCTGGGGGTCAAGGCCGGGACGATAAAATCAAGGATGCATCGTGCACGTAAAAAACTCTTGACTGTACTTGAAGACAGGGAACAAAATGAAACGTTGCACAGTCTATCAGGTGAGATGCAGAACCAGGATGTGGAGGTGAAGTAGATGGATGAACTTCCCCACGAGGATGAAGTTGAAAATATTATCAAGGAAGCAGTTCATACCGAGCTTGAAAGCCTGGAAAGGGAACCTGCGCGCGAGACCTGGCAACAGGTTTCCCGGAAATTGGACCAACCCGGGGATGCCGGGGCGGGGAACGGTCGGCGCCGTGGAGCCCGTGTCGGCTGGATCCGTTCTATAGGTATTGCCGCTGCGGTTGTGCTGTTTGTCGGCGCGGGGATATGGGCTTCCAGGGCTATCAATGATTCTTCCCGATATGATCTCGCCGGAAGGAGTGATTTCTCGGCCGAAAAATATCAGAGCAGTTGCCCGGAAACAGCGGAAGAGGCGGAAGAAAAAGGCGATTTTTCCCCGGGAAATAACGATGAGGAAACAGACTTTCTGCCAGAAAAACCCCTTGAAGAATACGGATACGGCAGGGCTCCTGACAGAACGAGGGACAGCGGGGAGATGCACCGGTTTACTCCACCGCGGACACTGGGGCAGTTCAAACTTGCAGATGCGACCCGTCCCGAATCCGGGGCAACACCTGCCCGTTACCTCTATACCGATGGTGAGCGGGAGTTGTTACTTCTGGTGGCCGATCCCCGTATGCTCTCCGGCAAGGAACCGATTCACGGGGAAAACGATGAATATATCACCCCGGATTTCCTGGAAGAATTGCACCGCGTTCCGGCTATTACCAGTGACAGTCTGGGGAAACCTGTCATGGCCTGGACCGAAAAAGATGGAAGAATCTATATTTTATGGCCCCAGGATGATGATATTGCTTCGGAAGAACTGCGCAAGTTGTACCGAAGAATCTCGCTACCGGATTCCCGGGGAGGTAATCCATGAGAATGGCGGTTGAAACCTGGGGGCTTACCAAGAAATTCCGTTCTGTTGTTGCCGTCAACAACGTTTATCTGAGGCTGCCGCGGGGCGAGATACATATTCTGCTGGGGCCCAGGGGTGCCGGAAAGACAACCCTCCTGAAACTGCTCCTCGGTTTCCGGAAACCAACTTCCGGCGGCGGGTTCTGCCTGGGGTATGACATTGTATCCGAAAGTATCAGTCTTCGAGAAAGAATGGGTTACGTTTCCGGAAACATGGCTCTTTACGGCTTCATGACCGTTCGGGAAATAGTCTCTTTCACGCGAAACTTTTTTTCTTACTGGGACGAGCAGCTGGTTGAACATTATCTCGATTTTTTCACCCTGCCGCACAGGCGGCCGATCAGGAAGTTGGAACATGCTTGCAGGATACAGCTGGCACTCATCCTGGCTCTGGCACATCGGCCGGGACTCCTGCTCCTGGATGAACCAACCATTCACTTTTCCCGTTCTCCCGAGGCGGAAGCATTTTTCGAGGTGCTTGTTTCCGAACAGGCGCAAAAAAAAATGACGGTACTGCTAACCACCGGGAGCCTTGATGAGACCAGGGCGGCCCCTGGCGAAATAAGCTTGATCCACCGCGGCCGCCTGCTGAAAAATTGCATGGCACGGGAAGACCTGTGTCTCGACGAACTGCCTGCCGATGTGGAGGAATTATGCCTTCATTACCTTTCGGAGGAGGAGAAAACTTGATTCATGGAAATCTCTGGTCCAGGGAAATACGAGAATATCGGCTGATGTTTTTTTTGTTTTTCCTGCTGGCGGCGGTCATCTCGCTCCTGTTTCCCTTTTTCGGGGATCGGGTCATCATTATTCCCGAAGGATTCAGGTTGTGGGAAGGAATCACCGCTCCCACCCTCGGTGATCAACCGTGGGTATCCTGGTCTGCAACTGCCCTCCTTCATTTTTCGGCGGTGCTGGCGTTGTTGATGGGATATCCTTCGCTGGCCGGGGAATTGGCCACGGGGACAACTGCCTACCTGCTCAGCAAGCCTGTAACACCCCGTGAAATAGTAGCTACAAAAGCAATTGCCGGGTTGACTCTGATTGCTTTTTTTGTTTATGGCCTCTCCTTTATCTATTTTGTACTGCTCTTCGATGCCGGTTATCAGGTCAAAATTATCGAATTGTTTCTAAGTTGTACCGTAACCTTCGTGATCTGTGCAGTCATGTACCTAACCACAGTTCTGTTTTCGTCATTATTTACCAAAAAATGGACCGCGGGGCTCTTCTCCGGTATCTTCTGGGGTTCAGTTTTTATTTTTGGTATGCTCGAACCCACCTGCAATTTTTCCATCATCTACCATCTGCGCATGAACGGATACTGGGAGGGACAGCAGACATTCATTCCTATCGGCCTGGGAATCTTTGTCGGAGGATTGCTGCTGGAACTGGCTGTCGGTGTCTGGGAGAGGAGAGAGTACTAGAATATAGAATACACAAGGTTCTTCATCCCGAATCGGGATACAATTTACAAACACAAGAGGCAGGCATCCGCCCGCCTCTTATGTTTTTAGTAATGAAAACCATTCCGTTACTTGCCTGCCATCTGTTTCTGCGCTTGCAGAACCAGTCTCCTGGTCATGTTGCCACCAACATGCCCGTTCTGCCTTGAAGTCAGATTGCCGCGGTCACCGCTGTAGTTGATTCCCAGCTCATTGGCAATTTCAAACTTCATCTGATCCAGAGCTTGCTTTGCTTCGTTTACCAACATCTTCAGTTTCACCTCCTCTTTTTATTTTTTCGATGACGGTTATATTATTCGCAGCGCCAAAGAATATATCCGCGTTAATTAATTCATGAGACAGGAGAAAAAAACCGTTCTTTTTCTAAAGCAACCGTCGACTCCAGATTCTGGAAATGTTGATAATTTATATTGGGAAAAACGTTATCTGTTTCTTCCAACATTTTCAATTGATTTTCGTCAATGCTGTTATTCCGGATCTGTGCGGCGAGGTCCAGAAAACTTGAAAGGTGTTTCCGTGCACGTTCGCGGGCGTATTTGACCATCGTGTCCACGGTCATGATAAAAGGCCAGTCACTGCTCTGGGCCAAAAGCAATTCGCGGGCGGCCTGCTTGATTGCCCGTTCCATTATCCCTTCTGCCCGGGGATAATCCGTGGCGATCGCCGTCATCTCCGCGGCTGCATGGTGAAGGTGGGGATAAAGCCAATCGTTCGATCCATTGAGCCAGACTTCGAAGTAACCCTTGTCACCCCAGCTGGAAGGGTTCGGCGTTGCTTCTTGCAGGGGGAAGCCGAGGTCCAGATACTGCCCGGGGGTGATCAGCTTGATTTCTTGCTGGTCACAAGCGATTTTCCGGCAGAGAAAATCGAGCCACAATGGCCCCTCGAACCACCAGTGCCCGAAAAGTTCGCTGTCGTAGGGAGCCACGATTATCGGAGGGCGGCTCATCATTTTTGACAGAAATTCGACCTGTTTCTGGCGGTTGAACATGAAATTACCGGCGTGTACAGCTGCTTTTTCCCTTGCTATATCCGGCCGGTACGGTTCCTTGCAGGCCAGAGTATCCCCGGTGATGCGATAATATTTGATACCGGTGTCGCTGCGTAAACCAGGCGGATGAAGGAAAGGCCCGACATAATCCAGTTCAAGGTCATAGCCTATGTCTCTGTAGAATTCCCGGTAATCATGATCCCCCGGGTAACCCTCCCGTGAACTCCAAACTTGCTTGGAAGATTCGGCATCGCGTCCGAAAACGGCCACCCCGCTGTGGGTCAGTATCGGGCTGTAAACCCCGTATTTCGGGCGCGGCGATCCGTAGAGCACGCCGTGCGTGTCGGTAACAAAATATTGAATGCCCTGTTCTTCCAGAATTTCGTCAATACTGTGGCAGTATGCACATTCTGGCAACCACATTCCCCGCGGGATATCGGCAAATAGTTCCTGATAATAATCTACGGCGGAAGCGATCTGCGCATAGGCGCTTTCCCTGTTGATTTCCAGCAGGGGCAGGAAGCCGTGCGTGATCCCCGTGGTGATTATTTCCAGGCATCCTTCTTCCTGCAGGCGCCGGTAAACTTTCAGTGGCCTTCTCTGACATACATTGTAATAATAATCAGCCATCTCATCGAAGTATTCCCTGTACATCCTGGCCAGCGGGAAGAATGTGCTGTCGTGAAATGTCCGTTCCTCTTCACGCCGGGCCAGATCCTGCATATTTTTCAGATAGGCACCGAATCGACCGGCAAGCAACTCATCTTCCATCATGAACATCAATGTCGGAGAGAGGGAAATGGCAAGGCAATAATTGATGCCGTCTTTTTTCAGATTTTCCATTATCTTGAGCAGGGGCAGATAACATTCCAGCATGGCCTCGTAAAACCATTTTTCCTCCAGTGAGTGCCGATGTTCGGGATGGCGGACAAAAGGCAAATGTGCGTGCAAAATTATGGATAGAAAACCCTGGGGCATATCAAGATTCCTCCTGCTCAATTTTTTATTTTGATTTTTCGACCTATCAATTCTGCAGAACTGAGGTGGTAAAGTGAGATTCGCCGGAACAACCTTCTTGATTTCCAATCCGGCAGTTTCCAGTTTTCATCGATGATCTCGCTGATTCCGTCCCGGGGAGTGCGGACAATGTTGGATTCAAGCAGCGAATAGAAATTGCCTTCCGGCAGTATCCATCCCCATTCCACATGGTAAAAATTATCGGCAGCGCCTACATGGATGTACCAGTTATCTGTTTCTTCTTCCAGCTGATGATCATCATGGCTTTCAATCGTTCCGATACGGTTCCATCCATGGCGGAAAACTCTCAGGTTGGGCTTGCCCATCCCCCCGGTTTCCTCTGCCCATCGTTTCCGGATCTTTTCCCCGGTCGCCGTGCTGATTTCCCAGTAGGCGAAAAGACAGTACGGGTCACGTGGAAGCAAAATGAGGCGATCCTCTTCATAATGATGTGGCAGTTCCATATGGCTGTCGATGTCTTCCGTTTCCGGATCGATCGGATCAGTTTTTGGCATATTTATCCTTCACCTCGCAAAAAAAAAATGATCAAGAATGTGTTGTCTCCGGACCTGTTTTCGTGCAATCTAAATGGTATTATGCCCGAATTTCTTTTTTATTATTTGATGTATATTTCAAGTTGGCGGAGACCTGTAACGCCGATTTTTGGCATGAAATTTGACCTCGAATCTATCATTTCAAGGTATAAAAAAAAGCGGTGGTGGCAAGCTAGGTTCGAATTTTTCGGCGATACAGTGTCAACCGAAAATCAAAAAAATGAAAGGGTAAACGGATGGCAGAGTTCAGGCGGAACAGGGTAACCGGCCGATGGGTCATCATGGCAGCTGAACGAGGCGGGCAAAAAACAACTTTATCTTCGCAGGACAGGGAAATCAGGGTCGAGGAACTGCCAGCCGTGGTCGACAATTGCCCCTACTGCCGCGGAAATGAAAACATGACTCTTCCGGAAACCGTTGCCTGGCGGGACGGGAAAGGGGTGGATGGTGATTGGAAAGTTCGGGTGGTTCCCGATGAATGTCCCGTTCCGGCTACCGGGGGCAATGCGTTTCCGGCTGAAAAATGCGGAAACGATATCTATCCCGGCATCGGCCACGCCGAAATCATCATTGAAGCCCCGCAACACAACCTGCATCCGGGTAGATTTACCCCGGAGCAGATGGAAACGGTTATCGAGGCATATCGTCATCGGTTTGTAGAATTTTCCCGGAAAAACCGGGGCCGCTCCATCATACTTTACAGAGGCCACAAGGAAAAAGGAGGTGTCTCCATGGAACATCCGCATGCACGGGTGATGGCACTGCCTTTTGTCTATCCCATCCTGGAAGAAGAGCTCCGGGGCGCCCGCCGCCATTACCTTGACCGGGGCGGATGTGTGTTCTGTTCCATCCTCCGGGAGGAACTGAAAACGGGTGAACGGATCGTGGCCGAAAATGATGAATTCGTGGCCCTGATCCCCTATGCGGCTGCAAGTCCCTACGAGGTGTGGATCCTGCCCCGCAGGCACAACTCATCATTTCAGGATATCCGGCGTGAACAGATCGTACCTCTGGCGGCGATATTGCGGCAGTTGATGGCCGGAATATTTGTCTCCCTGGATGACCCGCCTTACCATTACTATCTTCACAGTGCCCCGCTGGCGGAAGCGGCATCGCCTTTTTACCATTGGCATCTGGAGATCGTTCCCCGGTTGGTGGGGGCGGCAGGTTTTGAACGGGGAACGGGGATGTACATCAACACCGTTCGACCCGAGGAAGCGGCACGCCATCTGGTGCTGACGGAGTTGGAAACATTTGCATAAAGAACAGGAAAAAGTTTTTTTTATCTTTGCACTTCACAATCATCAGCCTGTGGGTAACTTTCCTGCAGTACTGAACAATAATTATGAAAAGGCATATCGCCCCTTTCTGGAAACGGCCTCCCGGTTTCCCGACGTGAAATTTTCGCTTCATATCAGTGGTATCCTCCTGGAATGGTTACGCCGGAATCGGCCGGATTACCTGCGCCTTCTTCGCACTCTGGTGGAACGCGGGCAGGTTGAAATAATGGGCGGGGGCTTCTACGAGCCGATCCTTCCCATCATCAGAGATGAAGACAAGCGCGGTCAGATCGAAAAACTTTCATCATGGATCAGGGATCATCTGGGGGTGGTTCCCAGGGGCATGTGGCTTGCCGAACGTATCTGGGAACCTTCCCTGGCGCGGCCGATTGCAGAGGCAGGGCTTCAATACGTGGCTACCGATGATTATCATTTCCAGAAGGCTGGCTTTGATCGGCTCTTCCATTATTATCTCACGGAAGAGGAGGGGTGGCCCCTGAATATTTTTCCCATCAGTGAAAAACTCCGCTATCTCATCCCTTTTTGCCCCCCCGGGGAGGCCCTGAAATTTTTACGGAGTCATCACGACCCCGCCACAAGAAAACTGCTGGTTCTGGCCGATGATGGCGAAAAATTTGGCGCCTGGCCCGGGACTTCCAGGGCCGTTTACGAGGAAGGGGGGCTGGAAAAATTTTTTACCATGCTCCGGGAAAACAGTGATTGGTTGCAGACGGTGACCTTCTCCGAATACATGTCCATCGCGCCCCCGCAAGGTTTGGTTTATCTGCCGGCTTCCTCCTACCGGGAGATGGTGGAATGGTCAGGTGGATTCTGGCGGAATTTCTTCATCCGTTATCCCGAAAGCAACCTCATGCACAAGAAGATGTTGGCCGTGCGGCGGCGCATCGATGCCCTCCCGGAAGGCAAAACCCGTGATCTGGCCCTGGATTTTCTCTGGGCGGGACAGTGTAATTGTGCTTACTGGCATGGAGTTTTCGGGGGATTGTACCTGAACTTTCTCCGAGCGGCGATCTGGGAAAACCTCCTCAAGGCGGAAGAGGAGGCAGAAAAGATGATCGGGGGCGGTGCAGCATTTCTGGATCTGCGGGTGGAGGATCGTGATTTTGATGGCCGGGACGAACTCGTGGTCGTTTCGGATCGTTTCTCCCTGATGTTCTCGCCCCACCTGGGCGGAAGCATGTGGGAATTCTCCTGGCGGCCGGCAGCGGTTAACTTTCTGGATACGATGACGCGCCGGGAAGAAGAATACCATCACAAGATATTTGAAAACAAGGAGGGTAAAAATGGCCACGATGCAGATGATGATGTCAGGAGCATCCATGATATCGAACTCGACGCTGCCGAGTTGTTGAAGGAAGATATAGTCTATGACCGTTACCGGCGCGGAGGGATGATCGAACATTTTTTCCCCGATGGGGTTTCTCTCGAGGATTTTCGCCGCCTCTGCCATGAAGGGCCGGAACCCTTTTTTGCTTCGACGGAGATGGAACTAAAAAAGCCGCAAGGCGATTCCCGCACATTGCAGAAGGCCTCGGTCGTGTTCCGGCATCAGTTTGATGCCGGGGGAAGCAGTATCCGGATGAGCAAGGAGATTGCCTTTGAAGCGGGGTCGGACAACTTTGTCCTGGAATACTGTCTGGAACATTGCGGCGGAGAAGATTACGAAGGCTGGTTTGGCAGTGAATTCAACCTGGCGATGCTTTCCGGCCAGGATGAAAAAAGATATTACCATATCCCCGGGCGCGGGCTTGAACAACCCTGCCTTGCTTCCGTCGGTGTGGAAGAGAGGGTGGAAAATGTTTGCCTCTGCGATGAGCGGCGTGGTTTCGCCCTCTGTTTCCATTTCAGCCGACCTGCACAGCTTTGGAGGTTTCCCATCGAAACGATCTCCCGTACGGAGACAGGCCTGGAAAGAACGTACCAGCAGTCACTTGTTTTCCCCCGCTGGCAACCCCGGTTGGTAACCGGGGAAAGGTGGTCGGTTCTTCTGACCATGAAGGTCAAGGAGATGGGCCGCTGCTGAACATCTGGCCGTACGCAAGGGAAACAGCCTTGATGGGTTTTAACGAAATCTTGGGGGTGATCATTTTTGCATGATGAACCGGTATTGTACATAGCTTTTGTCTGGAACCAGCATCAGCCCTTTTACAAAGATTACTCCCGGAACAGGTTGATCATGCCCTGGGTAAGGCTTCATGCCGCCAAGGACTACTACCAGATGGCGGCCATCCTTGAACAATACCCTGAAATCAGACAGACTTTCAACCTTACTCCCTCGCTTCTGGCCCAGCTCCAGGATTATACCGGGGCCGGGGTGGAAGACTATTACCTGGCCGTGATGAAACCCCCCGTGGAACTCACCGTTCCGGAACGCCTTTTTCTGCTGCAACATTATTTTGATATTCATTGGGAAAGGGTGATCGCCCGTTTTCCGCGCTACCGTGAACTGCTCGAGAAACAGGGCTACCACCGTGAACCCGGCCTGAACGAAGACGTTCTTGACCTCTTTGCAGAGCGGGATTACCGTGATCTGCAGGTCTGGTTCAATCTGGCCTGGTTCGACCC
This window of the Bacillota bacterium genome carries:
- a CDS encoding RNA polymerase sigma factor, which translates into the protein MERARVESLVKSGSQASLKELFEHYYGKIFATVMALVRNREWAEDLTQESFYRAFTKLESLREPAKFGSWIAAIATNLALDSLKKEKKSYPTPDFFEDGSANPSGFSPVEERVLRNEKVELVRAALRTLPPEQYQVIILHYYHYQTIEDMALFLGVKAGTIKSRMHRARKKLLTVLEDREQNETLHSLSGEMQNQDVEVK
- a CDS encoding ATP-binding cassette domain-containing protein, yielding MAVETWGLTKKFRSVVAVNNVYLRLPRGEIHILLGPRGAGKTTLLKLLLGFRKPTSGGGFCLGYDIVSESISLRERMGYVSGNMALYGFMTVREIVSFTRNFFSYWDEQLVEHYLDFFTLPHRRPIRKLEHACRIQLALILALAHRPGLLLLDEPTIHFSRSPEAEAFFEVLVSEQAQKKMTVLLTTGSLDETRAAPGEISLIHRGRLLKNCMAREDLCLDELPADVEELCLHYLSEEEKT
- a CDS encoding ABC transporter permease subunit, whose protein sequence is MIHGNLWSREIREYRLMFFLFFLLAAVISLLFPFFGDRVIIIPEGFRLWEGITAPTLGDQPWVSWSATALLHFSAVLALLMGYPSLAGELATGTTAYLLSKPVTPREIVATKAIAGLTLIAFFVYGLSFIYFVLLFDAGYQVKIIELFLSCTVTFVICAVMYLTTVLFSSLFTKKWTAGLFSGIFWGSVFIFGMLEPTCNFSIIYHLRMNGYWEGQQTFIPIGLGIFVGGLLLELAVGVWERREY
- a CDS encoding alpha/beta-type small acid-soluble spore protein, whose translation is MLVNEAKQALDQMKFEIANELGINYSGDRGNLTSRQNGHVGGNMTRRLVLQAQKQMAGK
- a CDS encoding DUF1957 domain-containing protein, whose amino-acid sequence is MPQGFLSIILHAHLPFVRHPEHRHSLEEKWFYEAMLECYLPLLKIMENLKKDGINYCLAISLSPTLMFMMEDELLAGRFGAYLKNMQDLARREEERTFHDSTFFPLARMYREYFDEMADYYYNVCQRRPLKVYRRLQEEGCLEIITTGITHGFLPLLEINRESAYAQIASAVDYYQELFADIPRGMWLPECAYCHSIDEILEEQGIQYFVTDTHGVLYGSPRPKYGVYSPILTHSGVAVFGRDAESSKQVWSSREGYPGDHDYREFYRDIGYDLELDYVGPFLHPPGLRSDTGIKYYRITGDTLACKEPYRPDIAREKAAVHAGNFMFNRQKQVEFLSKMMSRPPIIVAPYDSELFGHWWFEGPLWLDFLCRKIACDQQEIKLITPGQYLDLGFPLQEATPNPSSWGDKGYFEVWLNGSNDWLYPHLHHAAAEMTAIATDYPRAEGIMERAIKQAARELLLAQSSDWPFIMTVDTMVKYARERARKHLSSFLDLAAQIRNNSIDENQLKMLEETDNVFPNINYQHFQNLESTVALEKERFFSPVS
- a CDS encoding DUF4912 domain-containing protein, giving the protein MPKTDPIDPETEDIDSHMELPHHYEEDRLILLPRDPYCLFAYWEISTATGEKIRKRWAEETGGMGKPNLRVFRHGWNRIGTIESHDDHQLEEETDNWYIHVGAADNFYHVEWGWILPEGNFYSLLESNIVRTPRDGISEIIDENWKLPDWKSRRLFRRISLYHLSSAELIGRKIKIKN
- a CDS encoding galactose-1-phosphate uridylyltransferase produces the protein MAEFRRNRVTGRWVIMAAERGGQKTTLSSQDREIRVEELPAVVDNCPYCRGNENMTLPETVAWRDGKGVDGDWKVRVVPDECPVPATGGNAFPAEKCGNDIYPGIGHAEIIIEAPQHNLHPGRFTPEQMETVIEAYRHRFVEFSRKNRGRSIILYRGHKEKGGVSMEHPHARVMALPFVYPILEEELRGARRHYLDRGGCVFCSILREELKTGERIVAENDEFVALIPYAAASPYEVWILPRRHNSSFQDIRREQIVPLAAILRQLMAGIFVSLDDPPYHYYLHSAPLAEAASPFYHWHLEIVPRLVGAAGFERGTGMYINTVRPEEAARHLVLTELETFA
- a CDS encoding DUF1926 domain-containing protein, encoding MHKEQEKVFFIFALHNHQPVGNFPAVLNNNYEKAYRPFLETASRFPDVKFSLHISGILLEWLRRNRPDYLRLLRTLVERGQVEIMGGGFYEPILPIIRDEDKRGQIEKLSSWIRDHLGVVPRGMWLAERIWEPSLARPIAEAGLQYVATDDYHFQKAGFDRLFHYYLTEEEGWPLNIFPISEKLRYLIPFCPPGEALKFLRSHHDPATRKLLVLADDGEKFGAWPGTSRAVYEEGGLEKFFTMLRENSDWLQTVTFSEYMSIAPPQGLVYLPASSYREMVEWSGGFWRNFFIRYPESNLMHKKMLAVRRRIDALPEGKTRDLALDFLWAGQCNCAYWHGVFGGLYLNFLRAAIWENLLKAEEEAEKMIGGGAAFLDLRVEDRDFDGRDELVVVSDRFSLMFSPHLGGSMWEFSWRPAAVNFLDTMTRREEEYHHKIFENKEGKNGHDADDDVRSIHDIELDAAELLKEDIVYDRYRRGGMIEHFFPDGVSLEDFRRLCHEGPEPFFASTEMELKKPQGDSRTLQKASVVFRHQFDAGGSSIRMSKEIAFEAGSDNFVLEYCLEHCGGEDYEGWFGSEFNLAMLSGQDEKRYYHIPGRGLEQPCLASVGVEERVENVCLCDERRGFALCFHFSRPAQLWRFPIETISRTETGLERTYQQSLVFPRWQPRLVTGERWSVLLTMKVKEMGRC